The Triticum aestivum cultivar Chinese Spring chromosome 5A, IWGSC CS RefSeq v2.1, whole genome shotgun sequence genomic sequence TTTTGACAAATTTGATGGGCTTCGTAGAGGCATGTCCTTCGTAGAATCAAATTTCCTTCTTTCTTTTCACGTGATTAGCACCAACACTTTTGACAAATTTGATGGGCTTCGTAGAGGCATGCCCTTCGTAGAGGCATGCCCTTCGTAGAAGCTGCTTATTAATCAGGGTTAGTGCTGGTAGACAATTCAGACGACGACTAGTGCTCCACACGATACGTACGTGTCACCTCACTTCAACTTGTCAAAGCACTAAGTTTCATGATGTACGACGTCTTGGAcctttccttctttcttttctctctttggtaTGCCGTATAAATCAAGGGGCCGTGAGATTTCCGCATAAACCAGGGGAGGGGAGCATCATCATCCATGAGCAGAGCATAAGCATGGCGCCGGTGAAGGTGTTCGGGTCGGCGGCGTTCACGAACGTGGCGCGGGTGCTGGTGTGCCTGGAGGAGGTCGGCGCCGAGTACGAGATCGTCGACGTCGACTTCCATGCCAGGGAACACAAGGGCCCCGACCACCTCGCCAGAAACGTAAGAACACCCACCCGACCTTCTTGTAGCAGAGTAGTAAGTTTTGGATCACAGTACTTCGGTACTACCACCGGATCTGGATGCTGATTCATAACTCCGATTTTCTCCGACCAGCCGTTCGGCCAGGTCCCGGCGTTCCAGGACGGGGATCTCACGCTCTTCCGTCAGTTTTCAATTTCTTGTTGATTCTCAAATACTTGTTCTCTTTCCGAGATCACCGAATTATATATGCACCTTCTTCATCTCCTCAGAGTCCCGCGCGATCTCACGCTACGTGCTCCGCAAGCACAGGACCGACGAGGTCAACCTGCTGAGGGAAGGCGACCCCAGGGAATCGGCCCTCGTCGACGTCTGGCTGGACGTGGAGGCCCTCAGCTTCGACCCCGCCATGCACTCGGTGTTCTACCAGCACCGCGTCGCGCCGGTGCTGGGCGGGACCCCCGACGAGAAGATCATCGGCGAGAGCGTCGAGAAGCTGAGGAAGGTGCTGGACGTGTACGAGGCCCGGCTGAGCAAGCACAGGTACCTGGCCGGGGATTTCCCGAGCCTCGTGGATCTTAGTCACTTCCCCGAGACGCACTACTTCATGGGGATGCCGTATGCGGCGGTGTTCGATGCCTACCCTCGTGTTAGGGCGTGGCTGGAGGAGCTGTTCGATAGGCCCGCCGTGAAGAAGGTCATCTCGCTCATGGCCAAGGACTTCAATTAGTTATACTTCTGAGTAAAGGTCGCGCCTGTCAGGTTACATTATGTGGGAGACCGTATGCAATAAGACCAAGGTCGACTGCATGTATTGTCTTTACATCTCACCACATACTTCCTTATCAATTTAGACCGTATGCAATAAGACCAAGATTTTCTGCTCTGTTTTCATACGTGCATTGCATTGCTCTGCGGTCTGCGCCCTCTCCCGACCAACGGAGCGTTCTTTGCACAGGCACGCATGACACATCGATAAGAGGCAAGAATCTACTATCTGTTTGTACCATCAATCAATGGGAACAAGACGAAAACAACCAGTAGCTCTTTATTTCGGCTGCAGCAAGAAACCAAATAATGCTATAGTACGGATGTGGAACACAACACTGACCAATCCTCCTCGCCAATGCTCAATGCTAAACCAATATGAAAACCAAATCGTGTCACACAGGAAACGAATTTCTGAGTCGCCACCCAGCTACCGCTTCAGTCCATCGCCCGAGATGCTCGCTCACTGCACGGCGTAGACCGCAGCAGCCGCGAGCGCGAACACGAGGCCCACCGTGCCCTGGAGCGACGAGCCGCCGTTCTCCTGCAGGTACGCCGACGGCGTCGCCTTCGACCCCGAGCCGGCAGGTGTCTGCACCTCCGGCGTGGTCGGCGTGGCGGCGCCAGGGGCACTGCCACCACTGTTGCACTTGCTCGCCGGCGGGGTCTGCACGTTGCACGCGTTGGGGAGCTCGAGCGCGCGCGTCTTGTTGATGGTCATGCCGCCCAGCGACGATGAGTCGCCGCCGAGCGCGCTGCAGAGGCACTGCGGCTGGGACTGCACCACGGAGCTGAGCTGCGAGCAGCAGGACTTGGTCGGGGCCGTGCCGCTGCCACTGATGTAGTTCATGCACGGCTACAGGCCGACCAGCGCCGCCGTGCACCCGGACTGCGCCGATGCCGACGCCACCAAGAGGGCCGCTGCCACGGCAGTGGCCAGTAGAATGCTGCTGCCGGACATGGCTCTCGCCGCCATTGGTGGATTTCTCTTCCCCTTGGATTGATATTTGATAGTGTAAGCTTTTTCTTGGGTTCGACTCCGCTTGCTTGCGCTGATCAGGCCGGCTAGCTGTTTGTGCTTTTGAAATTCAGGTTAGCGTGATTTTATAGGAGTGGTGTTTGCTGGGGAAGGTGGAATTAGCTGCGTATGTTGGTGAGCTGCATGTCCCTACTTCCTAATCTTTGTCAAGAAACGGTTTCTTTCTCGGAATTCCTGGAGTTGTCGTACACTGATAGTTCAGACAAATATTGGATATGTGGCTGCTATAACCAGGTGTAATCGTCGATGCCGTGTTGGATGAACCCAACAACGGTACCGAGTGTCACGGTGTAGTTTTGTTGGTTGTAACAAGGGTTTCCCGGTTTGGGTTCATACGGTACCGAGTTTCACGGTGTAGTTTTGTTGGTTGTAATGTACCTACGTATTTgctttttcgtttttttctttgaGTTGACTTGGTTGCCAACTTGATACTTTGAGGAGGATCCTTGAACTTGCGAGGGCTATTCACTTATGTGCAAATGCAAAGGacttagagcattactagtagtaCCCCTAAACCCTCAAATCTTCAAAAATAGCCACTTTTTTGCGGGTTGCAACAAAAAAAATTGCAAAGATTAGAACCCCTAAACCCTCAAACCCTTAAAAAAAAGTAAGGGCCCAACTCTCAAACCCAATTTCAAATCGTAGAAGTGAGGGTTGGAGGGGGGCGCTCGACACCCAGCCCGCACTCCCTTCCCCCGTCgcgcgggagggaagtttcccgtccccaacctcccgcttccTCCCTCCCAAGCCGCcggccgtcgcccgccgccaatcCGGCCGCCCCCCCGCCTCCCCTCGACGCCACCGCCGTCCCGCCCCTGCGCCACACtccccgccgccggatccgccgttCCCGTCGCCTCCCGCCCGCGCCCCAGCCCCGGCCGCCCCGCCTCGCGCCCCGccccccggccgccccgccccgccgcctcccgccccgGCATCCCGCCCCCCGGCCTcctgccccgccgcctcccgccccgCCGCGCCCCGCCCCCGCCCGCCCGCCTCAGCCGTCgggccccgcccccgcccccagTCGGCTCCCGCCCCCAGCCGCCTCCCGCCTCCCAGCTGCCTCCCGGCCCCCAGCGGCCAGAGGCAGGCCGGCCTCAGGCCTCCTCGAGCCGCCGCGCCAGAGGTCAGGCGGGCCAGaggcagccgcgccgccgccccgagctccccgcAGGTatgcttcctttttttctttttgttttatttttttcctttttgattcaTTGTTGGCACTCACAATTTATTGTTTGTTGTATTGTGTAGATGGAGGTGAACAACAACGACATGGACTCGTTGTCCGATTCGTCGGGTTGGTCGTCATCCGACGATTCGGACATCGACGAGTTGTTGCAAGATGATGACGTCGAGATGATGAGCCTCCTCATCGACGTGCAATCCTTTGAAAACCGCGTGAAGCTGATGGATCAGAGGAGAGGGTCGAAGATGGGGCGAGTCACCATCTACTGGAACCGCGCTCTCGGACACGAGCATTTGATGGAAGACTACTTCGCGGAGGTACCTACATACCCTCCTCGTCTCTTccgcagaaggtaccgaatgcggcgTAGTTTGTTTGTGAAGATTGTCACCGATTGTGAGGCCGCCTCCTATTACTTTAAATGTCGTAGATCCGCCGCCGGTATCATGgggtttagtgcatatcaaaagatATCGGCGGCAATGCGGGTACTCGCTTATGGCATACCCGCGGATTATACCgacgagtatcttcgcattggGCAAGATACAACCACGGAGTCAGTCCGTAGGTTTGCCAAGTTGGTCATTCGGTTGTACGGTGAGCAGTATCTTCGGGCACCAAACGAGGAAGATACAATTAGATTAATGGAAATGAATGAAAAAAGGGGATGGCCAGGGATGCTAGGTAgtcttgactgcatgcattggaggTGGAAAAATTGCCCAAAGGCATGGCACGGAATGTAATGCGGTAAAAGCCGTGATGCTACCATTGTGCTTGAGGCCGTAGCATCTCAGGAcacatggatttggcatgcattctttgggttGCCGGGAACACTCAATGATATCAATATCCTCAATAGATCTCCTTTGTTCAAAAGATTAATTTCTAGGGATGCTCCAGTTTGCAGCTACAAAATCATGGACAATGAGTACTCAATTGGATACTATCTCACCGATGGCATCTATCCCGAATGGGCAACTCTTGTGAAGTCCATCAAGGAGAAAAATGGGGTGCCCTTAACAAGAAAAGAGGCTCATTTCACCAAGGCACAAGAGGCAGCCCGCAAGGATATTGAGAGAGCTTTCGGTGTTTTGCAAGCAAGGTTTGCCATAGTTCGTGGTCCAGCTCGGTTTTGGGACAAAAAAACCTTGATGAACATCATGAAATGTTGTGTGATTCTACACAACATGATCCTAGAGGATGAAAGAGGGTTAAACCTCCCTTGTTTCTATGACAATGTTGGTACCCGTGTGCAACCGAAAAGAAACACTTCTCGCATACACGCTTTTCTTCAAGCACATCGTGAGATTGAGGATGCAACCACTCATGGTTGGCTCCGGGATGATCTAATAGAGCACCACTGGCAGTTGGATGGGCGGCGCATTGGCCCATGACGTATCTTTGTTTTACTTTTCTATGTCCTATTTGATTCGAACAATTAGTGTAATTTGCTCAAACATTGTTGTAATAATttgaatgattattgttttattcggtgttgtaataataactagaatgattattattttatgtcaaatgtgatggaatttgtgatatgtcatatgatgaaatgtgatgaaatgtgtgatatgtgaaatgatagatttaaaggttggggttgaggtaaagactagaaccctcaaatccaacccttaaagcagtttaaaggttgggtttgagggttatagtctttgcccctgtttttcaacccttaaaagtgtcaaaaagtggcacttcgcaacccttaaaactgctataagggtttgagggtttaggggttctactagtaatgctcttagaGCAACTCCCCCTAAAAATCTTCCCCAAAAataagtttttttttgttttctggaaCCTTTAGAGGAAGTTGTCTGTGTGAAAATTTTGTCAATTCCCGTAAACTTTTTCCTTTAAATCTATTTCTATTTCATTTGTCGTTAGACATAACTATCTAAATGGCCTAGCACCCGGCAGTCCTTGACACGCATGACGGCCACCGGcatggcggcggcgggtggtggcgcGACCGGCGGCACGACGGCGGCATTCCAGCTTGTGCGGTGGTGGCTTGGTGGCGTTCTCGCGAGGTTCCGGTGGGGCGGTGGCGTTCCGCCGTGCCGTGTGTGGAAGTTTCATGCAATTACAAACCTGCCAAAAAAGATACAGGGTCCTTCCTGTGTGGGAGAAAAGGCCACTTTGACGAGATCCTCTAAAGTTAAGGCGAGTTTATGGGATGTGTTGGAGTGGTTTTTTACCTGAACATTCCGTAAACAACGGTTAATTTAGAGATAAGGGAACTATTGGAGTTGCTTTTCAAAACATCTAAAATCGGACCCCCATCCTCCCCCATATATGTCTGGCCAAACAAACctggagagagagatagagagagagagggagagagagagagaagaagaagaagaagaagaagaagaagaagaaagtccATCCTCCATTTATCCCCTAAATATATCCAGACTATCCGACACCCTTCGAACTGAGCCCATATAGGGGAGGATATGAAAAAGCCTCGGACATGTCCCCTATGTCAGCCCAAATATCAAGGAACCCATCTAGGCCCCACCTGCAACCACCCAGCcaactcccccctctctcctctctcttgcACCTAAGATCGAGCCACCAGATCCCACCATCGGAGCTCACGCCACCCAgccgcccgtcgccccctccgATACGACACGCTTGCGCGGTTCCCTTGAGGTTGTCCGAGTTTGCGTGGTGGTCCATTCGCGTCGCATGCATGGTGCACGTTGCCGCTGCAGCAATGGAAGCCCATGATAGGCACATCCGACCGCAAGTAGGGCAACGCGGTTTTTCTTCCTCCACCCACACCATGGAGAAAGAGGTTGCCGACTGGAGTTGCGACGTCAACGTCCATCGCCTCGTCCTCCTTCTCAGCGGCGCCTCCTTCTCAGCGTCCTCTGTCAGGGCCAAGGGGTTGCCTCCATCCTCCTTCTCTTCCTTCTCCATCTCCTCTTTCATCAATCTTGGCTCCGAAGAGCTCGAAGGTTGGCCAGCCTTACTATGGGCCTAGTGTTGGGCGTCTGCAACTTggaccttgatgtctactacacaaccttcttcttgtagacgttgttgggcctccaagtgcagaggtttgtaggacagtagcaaatttccctcaagtggatgacctaaggtttatcaatctgtaggaggcgtaggatgaagatggtctctctcaagcaaccctgcaaccaaacaacaaagagtctcttgtgtccccaacacacccaatacaatggtaaattgtataggtgcactagctcggcgaagagatggtgataaaagtggtatatggatagtagataatagtttttgtaatctgaaaatataaaaacagcaaggtagcaagtgataaagtgagcataaacggtattgcaatgataggaaacaaggcctagggttcatactttcgctagtgtaagttccctcaacaatactaacataattggatcacataaccatccctcaacatgcaacaaagagtcactccaaagtcactaataacggagaacaaacgaagagattatggtagggtacgaaaccacgtcaaagttattctttccaatcaatctattgggctattcctataagtgtcacaaacatccctagagttcgtactagaataacaccttaagacacaaatcaaccaaagccctaatgtcacctagatactccaatgtcacctcaagtatgtgtgggtatgattataagatatgcatcacacaatctcaggttcatctattcaaccaacacatagaacctcaaagagtgccccaaagtgtgccaacccctatgcataggttcatgggaggaacccgcaagttgatcaccaaaacatacatcaagtgaatcacgtgatatcccattgtcaccacagatatccacggcaagacatacatcaagtgttctcaaatctttaaagactcaatccgataagataacttcaaaggggaaactcaatccattacaagagagtagaggggggaagaaacatcataggatccaaatataatagcaaagctcgtgatacatcaagatcgtaccacctcaagaacacgagagagagagagagagagatcaaacacatagctactggtacataccctcagccccaatggagaactactccctcctcgtcatggagagcaccgggatgatgaagatggccaccggagagggattccccctccggcagggtgccggaacgggtctagattggctttcggtggctacggaggcttctggcggcggaactcccgatctattgtgctccctgatgtttttagggtatatggagatatataggcggaagaagtacgtcaggggggccacgaggggcccacgagggtggagggcgcgccccctacctcgtggcctcctcgaagcttcccttacgtgcacttcaagtcttctgggcttctttccttccaaaaatgagttccgtgaagtttcaggtcaattggactctgtttgattttccttttcttcgaaaccctaaaacaaggtaaaaacagaaactggcattgggctctgggttaataggttagtcccaaaaaatgatataaaagtgtataataaagcccataaacatccacaacagtagataatgtagcatggagcaatcaaaaattatagatacgttggagacgtattagcatccccaagcttaatccctgctcgtcctcgagtaggtaaatgataaaaacagaatttttgatgcggagtgctacttggcataatttcaatgtaattcttcttaattgtggcatgaatattcagatccgaaagattcaagataaaagttcatattgacataaaaataataatacttcaagcatactaactaagcaatcatatcttctcaaaataacatggccaaagaaagtccatccctacaaaatcatatagtttagtcatgctccattttcgtcacacaagaatgctctcatcatgcacaaccccgatgacaagccaagcaattgtttcatactttagtaatctcaaacctataattttcacgcaatacatgagcgcgagccatggatatagcagtatgagtggaatagaatatgatgatgggggttatgtggagaagacaaaaaggagaaagtctcacatcaacgaggctaatcaatgggctatggagatgcccatcaattgatgtcgatgcacggagtagggattgccatgcaacggatgcactagagctataaatgtatgaaagctcaaaaaagaaactaagtgggtgtgcatccaacttgcttgctcacgaagacctagggcacttgaggaggcccattgttggaatatacaagccaagttctataatgaaaatttcccactagtatatgaaagtgacaaaacaagagactttctatcatgaagatcatggtgctactttgaagcacaagtgtggcaaaggatagtagcattgtctcttctctctttttctctcaattttttttatttttttgggccttctctttttttatggcctttctctctctctttttgggccttctcctttttttggcctttctcatttttttattcctcacttgggacaatgctatagaaaatgatgatcatcagacttctatttacttacaactcaagaattacaactcgatacgtagaacaagatatgactctatatgaatgcctccagcggtgtaccgggatgtgcaatgatgcatgagtgacatgtatgaaagaattatgaacggtggctttgccacaaatactatgtcaactacatgatcatgctaagcaatatgacaatgatgaatgcgtcatgatgaacggaatggtggaaagttgcatggcaatatatctcggaatggctacgaaaatgccataataggtaggtatggtggttgttttgaggaagatataaggaggtttatgtgtgatagagcgtatcatatcacggggtttggatgcaccggcgaagtttgcgccaactctcaatgtgagaaagggcaatgcacggtaccgaagaggctagcaaggatggaagggtgagagtgcgtataatccatggactcaacattagtcataaagaactcacatacttattgcaaaaatctacaagtcatcaaaaacctcggcactacgtgcatgctcctagggggatagattggtaggaaaagactatcgctcgtccccgaccgccactcataaggaggacaatcaaataacacctcatttttcaaatttgttacacaacgtttaccatacgtgcatgctacgggacttgcaaacttcaacacaagtatttctcaaattcataactactcaactagcatgactctaatatcaccatctccatatctcaagacaatcatcaagcatcaaacttctcttagtattcaatactctatatgaaagtttttactatttttggatgcctagcatattaggattatttaagcaaattaccatgctatttaaaactctcaaaataatctaagtgaagcatgagagttttgttgggtttcgtagtaattttaaaaaaattcctacgcacacgcaagatcatggtgatgcatagcaacaagaggggagagtatgatctacgtacccttgtagatcgacaacggaagcgtttggttgatgtagtcgtacgtctccacggcccgaccgatcaagcaccgaaactacggcacctccgagttctagcacacgttcagctcgatgacgatccccggactccgatcctacaaagtgtcggggaagagttccgtcagcacgacggtgtggtgacgatcttgatgtactaccgtcgcagggcttcgcctaagcaccgctacaatattatcgaggactatggtggaagggggcaccgcacacggctaagaatatgatcacgtggatcaacttgtgtccctTGGGGGT encodes the following:
- the LOC123107979 gene encoding probable glutathione S-transferase GSTF1 codes for the protein MAPVKVFGSAAFTNVARVLVCLEEVGAEYEIVDVDFHAREHKGPDHLARNPFGQVPAFQDGDLTLFQSRAISRYVLRKHRTDEVNLLREGDPRESALVDVWLDVEALSFDPAMHSVFYQHRVAPVLGGTPDEKIIGESVEKLRKVLDVYEARLSKHRYLAGDFPSLVDLSHFPETHYFMGMPYAAVFDAYPRVRAWLEELFDRPAVKKVISLMAKDFN